The DNA window GTGCTGACGGTAACGGCGCTGGCGGCGATCGCGCTGGCGTCCACGCTCGGCTGGTTCCTGGCGCGCAAGGCGCTGAAGCCGATCGAGCTCGTCATCGGCGCGGCCGATCGGATCGGCGAGGCGGAGGATCTGAGCCACCGGATCGAATACGGCGGGCCGCAGGACGAGATCGGGCGGCTGACGTCGACGATCAACGGCATGCTCTCGCGCATTCAGACCGCGTACGGGGAGCTCGAGGACGCGGTGCGGGCGCAGCGCCGGTTCGTCTCCGACGCGTCGCACGAGCTGCGGACGCCGCTCACGACGATCCGAGGAAACGTAGAGCTTCTCGAGAAGATGTGGCGCCGATGGCAGGAGGCCGGCGCGCTCCGCGGCGTCGACGGCGAGCAGGCGGAGATCGCGATGGAGTCCGTGCGGGATATCGCCGGGGAGGCGGAGCGCATGAGCCGGCTCGTGAACGACATGCTGACGCTCGCGCGCGCGGACGCCGGCCACAAGATGCGTATGGAGCGTCTAGAGTTGGCGCCGCTCGTGGCCGAGGTCGCCCGGAAGGCGACGCATCTGCCTCGCGCGGCGGATTGGGTCGTCGGAGACTTGTCCGCGCTGCAGGGGGTCTCGGTCGTCGGCGACGCGGATGCGCTGCGGCAGTTGTTGTTCATTTTCATCGAAAATGCGTTCAAATACACCCCCTCCGGAGAAGTGGAGCTGTCGGCGGTCCCGTCGGAGGAGGGCGATCGCATCGGCCTTCGCATCCGGGACACGGGGATCGGGATGGAGAAGGAGCATGTGCCGCGCATCTTCGAGCGGTTTTACCGCATCGACCCGTCGCGCGGCGAGACGAGCGGCACCGGCCTCGGCCTGTCGATCGCCCGGTGGATCATCGATCAGCACGACGGCTCGATCGAGGTGTTGACGCGTCCCGGCGGCGGCACGTCGTTCATCGTCTGGCTGCGAATCGAGCCGGCGCTTCCGGAATTGCCGTAGGGGCCGTCATGTACTCCGGCGGCGGTTTCCCTTATAATGAAACGGAAGGGAGTGACGACCGATGGAAGTCGTTAAAATCACCCCGCGCGGATACTGCTACGGCGTCGTCGACGCGATGGTGCTTGCGCTGCAGACGGCCCGCAACTTGGAGCTGCCGCGGCCGATCTATATATTGGGCATGATCGTTCATAACGCGCACGTGACCGAGGCGTTCGAGCGCGAAGGCGTCATTACGCTCGACGGTCCGAATCGGTTGGACATCTTGGAGCAAGTGGACAAGGGCACGATCATCTTCACGGCGCACGGCGTGTCGCCGGAGGTGCGAAAGCGGGCGGCGGCCAAAGGTTTGACCATCGTGGACGCGACGTGCCCGGACGTCACGAAGACGCACGACCTCATCCGCGAGAAGACGGCGGAGGGCTACGAAGTCGTCTACATCGGCAAGAAGGGGCATCCGGAGCCGGAGGGCGCCGTCGGCGTCGCGCCGGACAAGGTGCACCTGATCGAACGGGAAGAGGAGATCGATTCGCTGCGCATCCCGGCCGGCGTCCGCGTGCTCGTCACGAACCAGACGACGATGAGCCAGTGGGACATTCGCCATATTATGAAGCGGGTGACGGATCGATATCCGCATGCGGAAATTCATAATGAAATTTGCCTCGCCACGCAAGTGCGGCAGGAGGCGGTCGCGGAGCAGGCGTCGCTGGCGGACCTCGTCATCGTCGTAGGCGATCCGCGCAGCAACAACTCCAACCGGCTGGCGCAGGTGTCGGAGGAGATCGCCGGCGTGAAGGCGTACCGCATCTCGGATTTGTCCGAGCTGCGTCCGGAGTGGCTGCTGCCGGTCCGCAAGGTCGGGGTAACGTCCGGCGCGTCGACGCCGACGCCGGTGACGAAGGAAGTGATCGCGTATTTGGAAGCGTTCGATCCGGCGGACGAGTCGACGTGGGCGATCGAGCGGACGCTCAACCCGAACCGGCTGCTGCCGACGGTGAAGGAGCGCTAAGCGCGAATCCGCGCTTGGCGGTGCGGTTTAGGCGGAGGATTCCGCTTATAAGCGCGAATCCGCGCTTGGCGGTGCGGTTTAGGCGGAG is part of the Paenibacillus antri genome and encodes:
- a CDS encoding sensor histidine kinase; this translates as MSIRLRLTLWYSAVLGVTVIAFCIAVYVLVSFILSTGEKRDMEALAVRIEQEIGVRVGWSFFYGPRVVPQFPALDEFRYSGYFLQMVDADGRVWQKNINGQLPLPANVEDGEPVTKPMYMERKIGGNTVLIYNRPMLLPNTDNYVGLLQVATTIDDLEQTLSYLRTVLTVTALAAIALASTLGWFLARKALKPIELVIGAADRIGEAEDLSHRIEYGGPQDEIGRLTSTINGMLSRIQTAYGELEDAVRAQRRFVSDASHELRTPLTTIRGNVELLEKMWRRWQEAGALRGVDGEQAEIAMESVRDIAGEAERMSRLVNDMLTLARADAGHKMRMERLELAPLVAEVARKATHLPRAADWVVGDLSALQGVSVVGDADALRQLLFIFIENAFKYTPSGEVELSAVPSEEGDRIGLRIRDTGIGMEKEHVPRIFERFYRIDPSRGETSGTGLGLSIARWIIDQHDGSIEVLTRPGGGTSFIVWLRIEPALPELP
- a CDS encoding 4-hydroxy-3-methylbut-2-enyl diphosphate reductase, which produces MEVVKITPRGYCYGVVDAMVLALQTARNLELPRPIYILGMIVHNAHVTEAFEREGVITLDGPNRLDILEQVDKGTIIFTAHGVSPEVRKRAAAKGLTIVDATCPDVTKTHDLIREKTAEGYEVVYIGKKGHPEPEGAVGVAPDKVHLIEREEEIDSLRIPAGVRVLVTNQTTMSQWDIRHIMKRVTDRYPHAEIHNEICLATQVRQEAVAEQASLADLVIVVGDPRSNNSNRLAQVSEEIAGVKAYRISDLSELRPEWLLPVRKVGVTSGASTPTPVTKEVIAYLEAFDPADESTWAIERTLNPNRLLPTVKER